In Paracoccus sp. TOH, a single window of DNA contains:
- the pnp gene encoding polyribonucleotide nucleotidyltransferase, whose protein sequence is MFDEVKKSIQWGQETLTLETGKVARQADGSVIATLGETSVMANVTFAKEPKPGQDFFPLTVHYQEKYYAAGKIPGGFFKREARPSEKETLTARLIDRPIRPLFVPGFKHEVLVMCTVLSHDLVNDPDIVAMIAASAALTISGVPFMGPIGAARVGFANGEYVLNPEVQDMDHLRSNPEQRLDLVVAGTRDAVMMVESEAYELTEAEMLGAVKFGHEAMQPVIDLIIDLAEAAAKEPFDFQAPDYSALYARVKSLGEAEMRAAYAIRDKGERRDAIEAAKAKVLAGLTEDELADTALGSALKKLESGILRGGIIDGHPRIDGRDTRTVRPIDSEVGFLPRTHGSALFTRGETQALVVTTLGTGDDEQIIDALHGNSRSNFLLHYNFPPYSVGEVGRVGSPGRREIGHGKLAWRALQAVLPAATDFPYTIRVVSEITESNGSSSMASVCGGSLSMMDAGVPLKAPVAGVAMGLILEEDGRWAVLTDILGDEDHLGDMDFKVAGTENGITSLQMDIKVAGITPEIMEQALAQAKDGRMHILGEMAKALTEGRREFSAHAPRIETMTIPTDKIREVIGSGGKVIREIVETSGAKVDISDDGTIKIASANADSIKKAHDMIYSIVAEPEEGKVYVGKVVKLVDFGAFVNFFGKRDGLVHVSQIANKRLNHPNEVLKEGQEVKVKLLGFDDRGKVRLGMKMVDQETGEEIAPEKKEEAQAE, encoded by the coding sequence ATGTTTGATGAAGTGAAGAAATCCATCCAGTGGGGCCAGGAAACGCTCACGCTGGAAACGGGCAAGGTTGCCCGTCAGGCCGACGGCTCGGTCATCGCCACCCTGGGCGAGACCAGCGTGATGGCCAACGTCACTTTCGCGAAGGAACCGAAACCCGGCCAGGACTTCTTTCCCCTGACCGTCCATTACCAGGAAAAATACTACGCGGCCGGCAAGATCCCCGGCGGCTTCTTCAAGCGCGAGGCCCGTCCCTCGGAAAAGGAGACGCTGACCGCGCGCCTGATCGACCGGCCGATCCGCCCGCTTTTCGTCCCCGGCTTCAAGCACGAAGTGCTGGTGATGTGCACGGTGCTGTCGCATGACCTGGTCAACGATCCCGACATCGTGGCGATGATCGCCGCCTCGGCGGCGCTGACCATCTCGGGCGTGCCGTTCATGGGCCCGATCGGCGCCGCCCGCGTCGGCTTCGCCAATGGCGAATACGTGCTGAACCCGGAAGTGCAGGACATGGACCATCTGCGCTCGAACCCCGAGCAGCGGCTGGACCTGGTCGTCGCCGGCACCCGCGACGCGGTGATGATGGTCGAATCGGAAGCCTATGAGCTGACCGAGGCCGAGATGCTGGGCGCGGTGAAGTTCGGCCACGAGGCGATGCAGCCGGTGATCGACCTGATCATCGACCTGGCCGAGGCGGCCGCGAAAGAGCCCTTCGACTTCCAGGCGCCGGATTACAGCGCGCTCTATGCCCGAGTGAAATCGCTGGGCGAGGCCGAGATGCGCGCCGCCTACGCGATCCGCGACAAGGGCGAGCGCCGCGACGCCATCGAGGCCGCCAAGGCCAAGGTGCTGGCCGGCCTGACCGAGGACGAGCTGGCCGATACCGCCCTGGGCTCGGCGCTGAAGAAGCTGGAATCGGGCATCCTGCGCGGCGGCATCATCGACGGCCATCCGCGCATCGACGGCCGCGACACCCGCACCGTGCGCCCGATCGACAGCGAAGTGGGCTTCCTGCCCCGCACCCACGGCTCGGCGCTGTTCACCCGCGGCGAGACCCAGGCGCTGGTCGTCACCACGCTGGGCACCGGCGACGACGAGCAGATCATCGACGCGCTGCACGGCAACTCGCGCTCGAACTTCCTGCTGCATTACAACTTCCCGCCCTATTCGGTGGGCGAGGTGGGCCGCGTCGGCAGCCCCGGCCGCCGCGAGATCGGCCATGGCAAGCTGGCCTGGCGGGCGCTGCAGGCGGTGCTGCCGGCCGCGACCGACTTCCCCTATACCATCCGCGTGGTTTCCGAGATCACCGAATCGAACGGCTCGTCCTCGATGGCCTCGGTCTGCGGCGGCTCGCTGTCGATGATGGATGCGGGCGTGCCGCTGAAGGCGCCGGTGGCCGGCGTCGCCATGGGCCTGATCCTGGAAGAGGACGGCCGCTGGGCGGTGCTGACCGACATCCTGGGCGACGAGGACCACCTGGGCGACATGGACTTCAAGGTCGCCGGAACGGAAAACGGCATCACCAGCCTGCAGATGGACATCAAGGTCGCGGGCATCACCCCCGAGATCATGGAGCAGGCGCTGGCCCAGGCCAAGGACGGCCGGATGCACATCCTGGGCGAGATGGCGAAGGCCCTGACCGAGGGCCGGCGCGAGTTCAGCGCCCATGCCCCGCGCATCGAGACCATGACCATCCCGACCGACAAGATCCGCGAAGTGATCGGTTCGGGCGGCAAGGTGATCCGCGAGATCGTCGAGACCTCGGGTGCGAAAGTCGACATCAGCGACGACGGCACCATCAAGATCGCCTCGGCCAATGCCGATTCGATCAAGAAGGCCCATGACATGATCTATTCGATCGTGGCCGAGCCGGAAGAGGGCAAGGTCTATGTCGGCAAGGTGGTGAAGCTGGTCGATTTCGGCGCCTTCGTGAACTTCTTCGGCAAGCGCGACGGCCTGGTGCATGTCAGCCAGATCGCCAACAAGCGCCTGAACCACCCCAACGAGGTGCTGAAGGAAGGCCAGGAGGTCAAGGTCAAGCTGCTGGGCTTCGACGACCGCGGCAAGGTGCGCCTGGGCATGAAGATGGTCGACCAGGAGACCGGCGAGGAAATCGCCCCCGAGAAGAAAGAGGAAGCCCAGGCCGAGTGA
- a CDS encoding calcium-binding protein, with the protein MSLLFAGLAIDVTSLTRPAEEDDPDNPDNPTPVEPEDGDDAEGAALDGTEGDDWLAGGEGDDALTGHGGNDDLHGGQGDDTLLGGGGTDWIYGDGDYGPGGADLIAGGAGDDSLAGQGGNDTLHGQAGNDTIFGGAGDDSLTGGAGDDWITGNSGHDTLVAGSGTDDLDGGAGDDLLTGSARPDAAWLHGGAGRDTLIAGAGDFAEGGEGEDLFLIGPADPALEEPGETVPVIGDFNQAEDRIELRYPDPGDGSVPQLTLELDPEGATMIRMDGVAVARLLAAEGLRAGDITLTALPPAG; encoded by the coding sequence ATGAGCTTGCTGTTTGCGGGTCTGGCGATCGATGTGACCTCGCTGACCCGTCCGGCCGAAGAGGACGATCCCGACAACCCGGACAATCCCACCCCGGTGGAGCCCGAAGACGGCGACGATGCCGAAGGCGCGGCGCTGGACGGCACCGAGGGCGACGATTGGCTGGCCGGGGGCGAAGGCGACGATGCGTTGACCGGCCATGGCGGCAATGACGACCTGCATGGCGGGCAGGGCGACGACACGCTGCTGGGCGGCGGCGGCACCGACTGGATCTATGGCGACGGCGATTACGGACCCGGCGGCGCCGATCTGATCGCGGGCGGCGCGGGCGACGATTCCCTGGCCGGGCAGGGCGGCAACGATACGCTGCATGGCCAGGCCGGGAACGACACGATTTTCGGCGGCGCGGGCGACGATTCCCTGACCGGCGGCGCGGGCGACGATTGGATCACCGGCAATTCCGGCCATGACACTCTGGTCGCCGGCAGCGGCACCGACGACCTGGATGGCGGCGCGGGCGACGATCTGCTGACCGGCTCGGCACGGCCGGATGCGGCCTGGCTGCATGGCGGGGCGGGCCGGGACACGCTGATCGCCGGGGCGGGCGATTTCGCCGAGGGCGGCGAGGGCGAGGATCTGTTCCTGATCGGCCCGGCGGACCCGGCGCTGGAGGAGCCGGGCGAGACCGTGCCGGTGATCGGCGATTTCAACCAGGCCGAGGACCGGATCGAGCTGCGCTATCCCGATCCGGGCGATGGCAGCGTGCCGCAGCTTACGCTGGAACTGGACCCGGAGGGCGCGACGATGATCCGCATGGACGGCGTCGCGGTGGCGCGGCTGCTGGCGGCCGAGGGGCTGCGGGCCGGCGACATCACCCTGACGGCGCTGCCGCCGGCCGGCTGA
- a CDS encoding porin: MKKVLFATSALVMTAGVAAAEVAVSGDGRMGMIYDGNDVQFSSRARVKFTLTGESDAGLSFGGAFRVDQESDYTAGNDATERSAARGTAGSVWISGTYGKLSMGDVVSASEAAIGDLYEIGYTDGEFSGDIEELWFLTGDGENEDQGPSILYEYTINNISLFASASDGSDNRQCGVGAVVGYDATCNVAGDDVESDTAYSVAAKYEGSNFWASLSYSKWGDASEIGLGAEGSFNNFAVKGVYLSYEDRFFDLDEMKYTAGLGASYQMDAILVEGFWRQDKYDLFGGDSEKFDAFGIGAEYDLGGGAVLAGGIIDSDYLEDTVADMGIKFSF, encoded by the coding sequence ATGAAAAAGGTTCTTTTCGCCACCAGCGCCCTGGTCATGACGGCCGGCGTCGCTGCAGCCGAAGTCGCCGTGTCGGGCGACGGCCGCATGGGTATGATCTATGACGGCAACGACGTGCAGTTCTCCAGCCGCGCCCGCGTGAAATTCACCCTGACCGGTGAATCGGATGCCGGCCTGTCCTTCGGCGGTGCGTTCCGCGTCGACCAGGAAAGCGACTACACCGCTGGTAACGACGCTACCGAACGTTCGGCCGCTCGCGGCACCGCCGGTTCGGTCTGGATCTCGGGCACCTACGGCAAACTGTCGATGGGCGACGTGGTCTCGGCTTCGGAAGCCGCCATCGGCGACCTGTATGAAATCGGCTACACCGACGGCGAATTCAGTGGCGACATTGAAGAGCTGTGGTTCCTGACCGGCGACGGCGAGAACGAAGATCAGGGTCCGTCGATCCTGTACGAATACACCATCAACAACATCTCGCTCTTCGCTTCGGCCAGCGACGGTTCGGACAACCGCCAGTGCGGCGTCGGCGCCGTCGTCGGTTACGACGCGACCTGCAACGTTGCGGGTGACGATGTCGAATCCGACACCGCCTACTCGGTCGCCGCGAAGTACGAAGGCTCGAACTTCTGGGCCTCGCTGTCCTACTCGAAATGGGGCGATGCCAGCGAAATCGGCCTGGGCGCTGAAGGTTCGTTCAACAACTTCGCCGTCAAAGGTGTCTACCTCTCCTATGAAGATCGCTTCTTCGATCTGGACGAGATGAAGTACACCGCCGGTCTGGGCGCTTCCTACCAGATGGACGCGATCCTGGTCGAAGGCTTCTGGCGCCAGGACAAGTACGACCTGTTCGGTGGCGACAGCGAGAAGTTCGATGCTTTCGGCATCGGCGCCGAATACGACCTGGGCGGCGGTGCCGTTCTGGCCGGCGGCATCATCGACTCGGACTACCTCGAGGACACCGTTGCCGACATGGGCATCAAGTTCTCGTTCTGA
- a CDS encoding YggS family pyridoxal phosphate-dependent enzyme, which translates to MELDDIRRRIAAAESAAGRPAGSVTLIAVSKVQPPERVEAVLAAGHRVFGENYVQEAGAKWPAWRAHFPGVDLHMIGPLQTNKLKPALELFDAIHTLDRPSLAQKLARQVQGAGRCPQLFVQVNTGAEPQKAGILPDEADAFIADCQALDLALSGLMCIPPEDQDPVPHFRALRGIAARNGLAGLSMGMSADFETAIAEGATHIRVGSAIFGARDYS; encoded by the coding sequence ATGGAACTGGATGACATCAGGCGCCGCATCGCCGCGGCCGAATCCGCCGCTGGCCGTCCCGCCGGCAGCGTCACGCTGATCGCCGTCAGCAAGGTGCAGCCGCCCGAGCGGGTCGAGGCCGTGCTGGCCGCCGGCCATCGCGTCTTCGGCGAGAATTACGTGCAGGAGGCCGGGGCCAAATGGCCTGCCTGGCGCGCGCATTTCCCGGGGGTCGATCTGCACATGATCGGCCCGCTGCAGACCAACAAGCTGAAACCGGCGCTTGAGCTTTTCGACGCCATCCACACGCTCGACCGCCCCTCGCTGGCGCAGAAGCTGGCGCGGCAGGTGCAGGGCGCCGGGCGCTGTCCGCAGCTTTTCGTGCAGGTGAACACCGGCGCCGAGCCGCAAAAGGCCGGCATCCTGCCGGACGAGGCCGATGCCTTCATCGCCGATTGCCAGGCGCTGGACCTGGCGCTCTCCGGCCTGATGTGCATCCCGCCCGAGGATCAGGATCCGGTGCCGCATTTCCGCGCCCTGCGCGGGATCGCGGCCCGCAACGGCCTTGCCGGCCTTTCCATGGGCATGAGCGCCGATTTCGAGACGGCGATTGCCGAGGGCGCCACCCATATCCGGGTCGGCAGCGCGATCTTCGGGGCGCGCGACTATAGCTGA
- a CDS encoding DUF3576 domain-containing protein, with the protein MTRRAARLTAALLISAGLAACSGGGSGSAGSATSAPGGNRQAQAAQPQRQSTFWDLFSNRRSSNDTVAVNKYLWNASLEVLNFLPIQSIDPFTGVIVTGYGTPPGGGRAYRATVKISDPSLDARALKLSLQGAGGAAVAPDTARAVEDAILTRARQLRVRDGQL; encoded by the coding sequence ATGACCAGACGCGCCGCACGGCTGACCGCCGCCCTGCTTATCTCGGCCGGGCTTGCCGCATGTTCGGGCGGCGGCTCGGGCTCGGCCGGATCCGCGACCTCGGCGCCGGGCGGGAACCGGCAAGCCCAGGCCGCACAGCCGCAACGGCAATCGACGTTTTGGGACCTGTTCTCGAATCGCCGCAGCTCGAACGACACCGTGGCGGTGAACAAGTATCTGTGGAACGCCAGCCTGGAAGTGCTGAACTTCCTGCCGATCCAGTCCATCGACCCGTTCACCGGCGTGATCGTCACCGGCTACGGCACGCCGCCCGGCGGCGGCCGCGCCTATCGCGCCACGGTCAAGATCAGCGATCCGTCGCTGGACGCCCGGGCGCTGAAGCTGTCGCTGCAGGGCGCCGGCGGCGCGGCGGTGGCGCCCGACACGGCGCGCGCGGTCGAGGATGCGATCCTGACCCGGGCCCGGCAGCTGCGGGTGCGCGACGGCCAGCTCTAG
- a CDS encoding glycosyltransferase family 8 protein produces MTTPPRTVKVAYVTDRGFLRPTLVSVWSLLRHLQGPAELHVWGDGLQAADWADVEKVASENPRVTLHCKDIGNGYLEGAHGPQSYISAATMGRLFIPSLIEGYVLYIDGDTLVTGDVSELFRLDLGQAYAGVVRDYTVAHWLADRDGRSGSRNDRLSELRQLMDPAPVQDYFNAGVLLLNCDALRDEPALLERVTDVVAASACSHGDQDHLNALFRGNVVQLDLGWNASWGRIRKHRAHLSRNGAPAAGAMPDRGSVILHYHGPEKPWRAAGWDIWSSRGRATRIYHRSLRRFLRKHPDLRPT; encoded by the coding sequence TTGACGACGCCGCCCCGCACGGTCAAGGTTGCCTATGTTACCGACCGCGGCTTTCTCAGGCCGACCCTGGTTTCCGTCTGGAGCCTGCTGCGGCATCTGCAGGGCCCGGCGGAATTGCACGTCTGGGGCGACGGGCTGCAGGCCGCGGACTGGGCCGATGTCGAGAAGGTCGCTTCGGAAAACCCCCGGGTGACGCTGCATTGCAAGGATATCGGCAACGGCTATCTCGAGGGCGCGCATGGTCCGCAAAGCTACATCTCGGCCGCCACCATGGGCCGCCTGTTCATTCCCAGCCTGATCGAAGGCTATGTGCTCTACATCGACGGCGACACGTTGGTGACCGGCGATGTGTCCGAACTGTTCCGGCTTGACCTGGGCCAGGCCTATGCCGGCGTGGTGCGGGATTACACGGTCGCGCATTGGCTGGCCGATCGGGATGGACGATCAGGCTCGCGGAACGACAGGCTTTCCGAACTCCGGCAGCTGATGGATCCGGCCCCGGTCCAGGACTATTTCAATGCCGGGGTGCTCTTGCTGAATTGCGACGCCCTTCGCGATGAACCGGCCCTGCTGGAGCGGGTCACGGATGTCGTTGCGGCATCGGCCTGCAGCCATGGAGACCAGGACCATCTGAACGCCCTGTTCCGCGGCAATGTCGTCCAGCTGGACCTGGGATGGAACGCATCCTGGGGCCGGATCCGGAAACACCGTGCCCATCTGTCGCGCAATGGCGCCCCGGCAGCCGGCGCCATGCCCGATCGGGGATCCGTCATCCTGCACTATCATGGGCCGGAAAAGCCTTGGCGGGCTGCGGGATGGGATATCTGGTCTTCTCGTGGCCGGGCGACCAGGATCTATCACCGGAGCCTGCGCCGTTTTCTGCGCAAGCATCCCGATCTGCGCCCGACCTGA
- the rpsO gene encoding 30S ribosomal protein S15 encodes MSITVEEKNRVMSEFATKKGDTGSPEVQVAILSSRIATLTEHFKTHKKDNHSRRGLLKLVAQRRKLLDYLKRKDEARYTDLIGKLGLRR; translated from the coding sequence ATGTCGATCACGGTTGAAGAAAAGAACCGCGTGATGAGCGAATTCGCCACCAAGAAAGGCGACACCGGCTCGCCCGAGGTGCAGGTCGCCATCCTGTCGTCGCGCATCGCGACGCTGACCGAGCATTTCAAGACCCACAAGAAGGACAACCATTCGCGTCGTGGTCTGCTGAAGCTGGTCGCGCAGCGCCGCAAGCTGCTGGACTATCTGAAGCGCAAGGACGAAGCCCGCTATACCGACCTGATCGGCAAGCTGGGCCTGCGCCGCTGA
- a CDS encoding peroxiredoxin — protein sequence MSLRINDTAPDFTADSTEGQIRLHDWIGDGYAILFSHPRDFTPVCTTEFGAVAQLVPEFEKRGTKVLGVSVDSVEDHGKWKSDIEKVAGVPANFAIIDDSDLAVAKAYDMLPADYYLPTEGRTPQHSATVRTVFIIGPDKKVRLTMTYPMSVGRNFAEIIRALDAVRKTDGVPLATPANWVPGQDVIVALALDDAAAEAQYGALDKQLPYLRFARDPA from the coding sequence ATGTCCCTGCGCATCAACGACACCGCCCCGGATTTCACCGCCGACTCGACCGAGGGCCAGATCCGCTTGCACGACTGGATCGGCGACGGCTATGCGATCCTGTTCTCGCATCCGCGCGACTTCACCCCGGTCTGCACCACCGAATTTGGCGCCGTGGCGCAGCTGGTCCCGGAATTCGAGAAGCGCGGCACCAAGGTTCTGGGCGTCTCGGTCGATTCGGTCGAGGACCATGGCAAATGGAAATCCGATATCGAGAAGGTGGCCGGCGTGCCGGCGAATTTCGCCATCATCGACGACAGCGACCTGGCGGTGGCCAAGGCCTATGACATGCTGCCGGCCGACTACTACCTGCCGACCGAGGGCCGCACGCCGCAGCATTCGGCGACGGTGCGCACGGTGTTCATCATCGGCCCGGACAAGAAGGTGCGGCTGACGATGACCTATCCGATGTCGGTGGGCCGCAACTTCGCCGAGATCATCCGGGCGCTGGACGCGGTGCGGAAGACCGACGGCGTGCCGCTGGCCACGCCCGCGAACTGGGTGCCGGGCCAGGACGTGATCGTGGCGCTGGCGCTGGACGACGCAGCGGCCGAGGCGCAATACGGCGCGCTGGACAAGCAACTGCCCTATCTGCGCTTTGCCAGGGATCCGGCGTAA
- a CDS encoding DUF1643 domain-containing protein encodes MPRAPPISGSAARSSGRATIADAAGRITRRHRDGEKRSSAVFSACGRYRYALTRQWGTGGRLAVVMLNPSTADHRRNDPTIARCEIRARDMGMGALRIVNLFAWRATFPHELRAAADPVGAGNDATIRRAALWADLVLCAWGADGKLQERDRVVEAMLRSLGRPLLHLGLTKSGAPRHPLYRPRALAPVEWR; translated from the coding sequence TTGCCGAGGGCGCCACCCATATCCGGGTCGGCAGCGCGATCTTCGGGGCGCGCGACTATAGCTGACGCGGCCGGGCGCATCACCCGCCGGCACCGCGACGGCGAGAAGCGCTCCAGCGCCGTCTTCTCGGCCTGCGGGCGCTATCGCTATGCGCTGACCCGGCAATGGGGGACGGGCGGCCGGCTGGCGGTGGTGATGCTGAACCCCTCGACCGCCGACCACCGCCGCAACGATCCGACCATCGCCCGCTGCGAGATCCGGGCGCGCGACATGGGCATGGGCGCCCTGCGCATCGTGAACCTGTTCGCCTGGCGCGCGACCTTCCCGCACGAGCTGCGGGCGGCCGCGGATCCGGTCGGCGCCGGCAACGACGCCACCATCCGCCGCGCCGCGCTTTGGGCCGACCTGGTGCTTTGCGCCTGGGGCGCCGACGGCAAGCTGCAGGAGCGGGATCGCGTGGTCGAGGCGATGCTGCGCAGCCTTGGGCGGCCGCTCCTCCATCTGGGGTTGACGAAATCCGGCGCGCCGCGGCATCCGCTTTATCGGCCGCGCGCCCTGGCGCCGGTCGAGTGGCGTTAA
- a CDS encoding polysaccharide pyruvyl transferase family protein, producing MTQDHRAPSQGSPARALLVGHLSTVGDVEVLRQIERRLDALGMDYDVSPYTDARLTVDRSWLDKHRLDPRRYTHLIVICGPFTPQMAVQHDSIFGRFQHCVHIGVNLTMVEGLQDFNPFEVLLERDSDRAVRADLSFREASDPVPVVGLCLASPQREYGERRRGDLAAQRLRRLIRESGVAFIELDTSVPVETNRFGLSSGAEFEAICRRLDAMLTTRLHGMVLALKNGIPTLAIDPVAGGDKVTRQARELGWPEVFDADAASDDDLAAALARCLSPEARERAARVRDAALASLADFDAQFAAALAVPADPALRADLVPQVGRVQAWRKRFKAWRRARRNRRS from the coding sequence TTGACGCAAGACCATCGCGCCCCTTCGCAAGGCAGCCCCGCCCGCGCGCTTCTGGTGGGGCATCTTTCCACCGTGGGCGATGTCGAGGTGCTGCGGCAGATCGAGCGGCGGCTCGATGCCCTGGGCATGGATTACGACGTTTCCCCCTATACCGATGCCCGGCTGACCGTGGACCGGTCCTGGCTGGACAAGCACCGGCTGGACCCGCGGCGCTATACGCATCTGATCGTGATCTGCGGACCCTTCACGCCCCAGATGGCCGTGCAGCACGACAGCATCTTCGGCCGGTTCCAGCATTGCGTGCATATCGGCGTGAACCTGACGATGGTGGAGGGGCTTCAGGACTTCAATCCGTTCGAAGTCCTGCTGGAACGCGACAGCGACAGGGCCGTGCGCGCCGACCTGAGTTTTCGCGAGGCATCGGACCCGGTTCCGGTCGTGGGACTGTGCCTTGCCAGCCCGCAGCGCGAATATGGCGAGCGTCGCCGCGGCGATCTGGCAGCCCAGAGGCTGCGCCGCCTGATCCGCGAGTCCGGCGTTGCCTTCATCGAGCTGGATACATCGGTGCCCGTCGAAACCAACCGTTTCGGCCTGTCCAGCGGCGCCGAGTTCGAGGCGATCTGCCGCCGGCTTGACGCCATGCTGACGACAAGGCTTCACGGCATGGTGCTGGCGCTCAAGAACGGCATCCCGACACTGGCGATCGACCCGGTGGCGGGGGGCGACAAGGTCACGCGCCAGGCGCGGGAACTGGGCTGGCCCGAGGTGTTCGACGCCGACGCCGCAAGCGATGACGACCTCGCGGCGGCGCTTGCGCGTTGCCTTTCCCCGGAAGCCCGCGAAAGGGCGGCCCGCGTCCGGGATGCGGCGCTTGCGTCGCTTGCGGATTTCGACGCGCAGTTTGCCGCGGCGCTGGCGGTTCCCGCCGATCCGGCGCTGCGTGCCGACCTGGTGCCGCAGGTCGGCCGGGTGCAGGCCTGGCGCAAGCGGTTCAAGGCCTGGAGGCGCGCGCGAAGGAACAGGCGGTCATAG